The Quatrionicoccus australiensis nucleotide sequence CGTAGATCTCGCCGTAAGCGCAACTGCCGGCCGGGAACTCCCTGGCCACGTAGAGGACCATGGGGGCAAAGCCGATGCTGATGGTGATTTGCGGGCTGATGCATTCCCAGCGCCCGCTTTTGTCGATGATGGCGGGTGTGGCGGTGGCGAATTTGACGACCGCGTTGCCGCGGGTCAGGCCAAGCACGACCTGGCCCGGTCGGGCCAGACTGGCACCGATATTGGTCAGGCTCTTGTAGCTGTAGCGGGTGTTTTGTGTGGTCGCTACTTCGATGCGCTTGAAGGTCACCGAAGGCTGCGGCAATTGCTCGCATTCATCGGCAAGGAGCGGCGCGGACAGGGCGATCAGGAGCAGGGCGGCGCAACGCATCGCTGGTCGATCAGGCGGCTGCGAGAGCGGCATGGTGGTCGGCCAGGGTGTTGCCGCGACAGGTGGCATGCGCCTTGATCCAGGTGATTGCCGAGCTTTCCAGGATGCTGCCGGTGATTTGGTGATCGACCAGCATTTGTGCCAGTTCCGGATCCCTGCCCAGTCCGTGCATTTTGGCCTGCTGCAGGCGGTTGACCGTATCGAGATTGTCGCAGAACAAGGCGAGCGGCTTGCCGGGGAAGCCGGTTCCGGCTTGATGCAGGGCGAAGAGGGCGGCTTGCAGTTCCTGCTCGTTGCTGCCGATCAATGGCGTGGTGCGGCTGTTGATCTGCGGCTCCCCTGTTTCATCGGCGAAGATTACGGCCGCCTGTCCGCCATGCCGTTTTTCGCTGGCGTCGGAAAAAACCAGTACATGACCGGCAAACCGGCTGCCGAACTTGGCTGGCAAGGGGCCAATCGATGGGTACTGGAGCCGGGGCTTTTTCTTGGGGCGTTTTCTGGGCATGATGGAACGGCATTTGCGCGGTGGCGGGGAGAATATACCGCGTGCTGATCCCCGGCACCGGCTTTCTTGGTGCTGGCCCCAAGGGTGATGTCCGGGGCACCCGGCTGTCTAGCGGAATTTCTGTTTGAAATTGGCCGGGTCGAGGGCGTGTCTGGCGAGCAGTTTGTAGAACTCGGTGCGATTGCGTTGGGCGACGCGGGCCGCCTGGGCGACATTGCCGGCGGTGGCCTGGAGCAGACGGATCAGGTAGTCACGCTCGAAGTCGCGGCGGGCATCATCGAAAGCGGCAAGACTCTCTTCTTCGAAGTCGCGCATGACCCGGCGTACGATGGCTTCCGGAATGACCGGGGTAAGACTCAGTTCGGCAACCTGTTCAATGACGTTTTTGAGCTGACGGACATTGCCCGGC carries:
- a CDS encoding RNase H family protein, encoding MPAKFGSRFAGHVLVFSDASEKRHGGQAAVIFADETGEPQINSRTTPLIGSNEQELQAALFALHQAGTGFPGKPLALFCDNLDTVNRLQQAKMHGLGRDPELAQMLVDHQITGSILESSAITWIKAHATCRGNTLADHHAALAAA